From Betta splendens chromosome 3, fBetSpl5.4, whole genome shotgun sequence, the proteins below share one genomic window:
- the atxn1l gene encoding ataxin-1-like: MKPVQERNQECLPPKKRDLPITNNSGSGGAVGCGAMGGGSGGGGGGGSGVAGSVGEEEVSIPNSAANNDTQGGTPSGEWLRAQPGLHYGVDNSDGIPAVPVDQYSMLYKVAVPSVTYSSTSLHPVLSHISPAYTVHSPLLQHPGLPYPSLSYAQIPHSSLQFVSSPYPAVPYALPPGFVPGSLLSPSGTIPQSHAVSHLVPYPSVIQEGVVSPPPQAQVAAHTFAKVAAPGGVSLMLPSEQAAQQHLSSIGVLPAAELSSRGMPLFYHPQGARPASATRDPHGAQQVNEAEMNGGDKDQGTREAVQDLAYTARNARLSQVAPSSTAHDHNQEQGLQNRRREERGSPGQRSTPDSDLEVQQVVGRLASSAQGASGVRKEVSFAPLNLSQGAQRSRDVHGETTGVISGRTVYTAQPSSYTDPRLTSLQQQPEQPGHAVVLASGQQVLIPLEYHLQHQPQPPQQHYPGQVNDAKHASTTMASSNPSFKASESSATACLPERAEQSTGPQQPPVQPMGVVTQALAASLPSTPAPCNPSHFMKGAIIQLATGELKRVEDLQTQDFVRSAEVSGGLKIDSSMVVDIRASQQRPGLMSLHFTVGEQQSKVTIDVPPEHPFFVFGQGWSSCSPERTAQLYGLACHHLQVGDVCVSITLQQQLQPQQQKQPQHHHSQQQQQQNLSRTLGKTNATSGPGHQLMGPPAPQQSRPQSHFRIDRRERQRDGEKEGVNKEEATHLGIVGHTESPVRPSRTSAEHPLNQSSYLMHTEGSAFVGAGVGAVQAALGATQRRWSSPGVQRYSMKGEEGPRPQISTSGHTRPSFIPQEVKLSIEGRSNAGK, from the exons ATGAAACCAGTTCAGGAGCGTAACCAGGAGTGCCTGCCTCCTAAGAAGAGGGACCTCCCAATCACCAACAACAGTGGAAGCGGAGGTGCAGTGGGGTGTGGCGCTatgggaggaggaagtggcggcggcggcggcggcggcagtggTGTTGCTGGTAGTGTTGGAGAAGAAGAAGTTTCCATTCCAAACTCTGCAGCCAACAATGATACTCAGGGAGGGACCCCGTCTGGAGAATGGCTACGAGCTCAGCCAGGGCTTCACTATGGAGTGGATAATTCTGATGGCATACCAGCAGTGCCTGTGGACCAGTACAGTATGCTCTACAAAGTGGCTGTTCCATCTGTTACCTATTCATCTACCAGTCTCCACCCAGTGTTAAGCCACATCTCTCCAGCCTACACTGTCCACTCTCCTCTTCTGCAGCATCCGGGCCTTCCCTATCCTTCTCTGAGTTATGCCCAGATTCCTCATTCCTCTCTGCAGTTTGTGAGTTCCCCATATCCAGCAGTACCTTATGCTCTTCCCCCTGGCTTTGTCCCGGGATCATTACTCTCTCCCTCAGGCACCATTCCTCAGTCCCATGCAGTGTCCCACCTTGTTCCCTATCCATCTGTCATACAGGAGGGAGTTGTTTCCCCGCCTCCCCAGGCCCAAGTAGCCGCTCATACATTTGCCAAAGTTGCAGCCCCTGGCGGTGTTTCACTCATGCTGCCTTCAGAGCAAGCTGCCCAGCAACACCTCAGCAGTATAGGAGTCCTGCCTGCAGCAGAGCTCAGTTCTCGAGGAATGCCGCTGTTCTACCATCCACAGGGTGCCAGGCCGGCCTCTGCCACTAGAGACCCCCATGGTGCCCAGCAGGTGAATGAGGCAGAGATGAATGGAGGGGATAAGGACCAGGGCACCAGAGAGGCTGTACAAGACCTGGCTTACACTGCAAGGAATGCACGTCTGTCCCAGGTGGCACCCAGCTCCACAGCCCATGATCACAACCAAGAACAAGGTCTGCAGAACcggaggcgggaggagagggGCTCACCCGGCCAGCGCAGCACTCCAGACAGTGACTTGGAG GTACAGCAGGTGGTTGGACGTTTGGCTTCCTCTGCACAAGGTGCTAGTGGGGTGCGGAAAGAAGTCTCCTTCGCTCCCTTGAACCTCTCTCAGGGTGCCCAGAGAAGCAGAGATGTTCATGGAGAAACCACAGGTGTCATTTCTGGCCGGACAGTGTACACTGCCCAGCCCTCAAGTTACACTGACCCCAGGCTGACCAGTCTCCAGCAGCAACCGGAACAGCCAGGCCACGCTGTCGTTCTTGCCAGTGGGCAGCAAGTTCTTATTCCGCTGGAATATCACCTGCAGCATCAGCCGCAACCACCGCAGCAACACTACCCAGGGCAGGTGAACGATGCCAAGCATGCGTCAACCACCATGGCCTCCTCCAACCCAAGCTTTAAAGCCTCTGAATCTTCAGCCACAGCGTGCCTCCCCGAAAGAGCGGAGCAGAGCACAGGTCCCCAGCAGCCCCCTGTGCAGCCCATGGGAGTTGTGACTCAGGCCTTGGCTGCAAGCCTCCCTTCAACCCCAGCTCCCTGCAACCCATCGCACTTCATGAAGGGAGCCATTATACAGCTAGCTACTGGAGAGCTGAAACGTGTGGAGGACCTGCAGACTCAGGACTTTGTGCGGAGCGCAGAGGTGAGTGGGGGGCTTAAAATTGACTCGAGCATGGTGGTGGATATCCGTGCCAGCCAGCAGAGACCCGGTCTCATGTCCCTTCACTTCACCGTGGGGGAGCAACAGAGCAAAGTGACAATCGATGTGCCCCCGGAGCACCCCTTTTTTGTGTTTGGTCAGGGCTGGTCGTCGTGTAGCCCAGAACGTACAGCCCAGCTCTACGGTCTGGCGTGTCATCATCTGCAAGTgggggacgtgtgtgtgtccataactttacagcagcagcttcagccacagcagcagaaacaaccaCAGCACCATCActcgcagcagcaacagcaacagaaccTGTCCAGGACTTTGGGCAAAACTAACGCTACTTCAGGACCTGGTCACCAGCTCATGGGGCCTCCTGCCCCCCAGCAGTCACGGCCTCAGTCTCATTTTAGGATAGACCGCAGAGAGCgacagagggatggagagaaagaaggagtcAATAAGGAAGAAGCCACACATTTGGGGATAGTAGGGCATACAGAGTCACCGGTCAGACCAAGTAGGACCTCAGCAGAGCATCCACTAAACCAGAGCAGTTACCTTATGCACACAGAGGGCTCTGCTTTTGTGGGAGCCGGGGTGGGAGCGGTGCAAGCTGCACTAGGTGCTACTCAGAGGCGCTGGTCCTCACCCGGCGTCCAGAGATACAGTATGAAGGGAGAGGAAGGGCCGCGCCCTCAGATCAGCACCTCCGGCCACACAAGGCCTTCGTTCATACCCCAGGAAGTAAAACTATCCATCGAGGGGCGTTCTAACGCTGGGAAGTAG